In Oreochromis aureus strain Israel breed Guangdong linkage group 20, ZZ_aureus, whole genome shotgun sequence, the following are encoded in one genomic region:
- the chdh gene encoding choline dehydrogenase, mitochondrial isoform X2 — MSSLTARSLTGAQRAVTWRQGRFIRDCRCFFTSVPECRFVPKTRKMGPSSSPSSSFSSHYRCFTVSSSQRTSASSPAADQKTPSYSYVIIGAGSAGCVLANRLTEDAQESALLLEAGPKDRWLGSLRLSWKIHMPAALTYNLCDDKYNWFYHTLPQANMDNRVMYWPRGRVWGGSSSLNAMVYIRGHAEDYNRWQREGADGWDYDHCLPYFRKAQCHELGENRYRGGNGPLQVSRGKTNHPLHKAFIEAGRQAGYPFTDDMNGYQQEGVGWMDMTIYKGKRWSTASAYLRPALGRPNLKAEVRCVTTKILFDGNRAVGVEYIQNGQKKKVFAEKEVIVSGGAINSPQLLMLSGIGNADDLKQLGIPVIQHLPGVGNNLQDHLELYVQQQCTQPITLYKAQKPFHMVKIGLEWLTMFTGYGATAHLESGGFIRSRPKVAHPDIQFHFLPSQVIDHGRVASKIEAYQVHVGPMRSTSTGWLKLKSTNPLDHPIIQPNYLTTDIDVWEFRQCVKLSREIFAQKAFDPFRGPEALPGPQVQSDADIDAFVRQKADTAYHPSCTCKMGSPSDPMAVVDSNARVLGLEKLRVIDASIMPSIVSGNLNAPTIMMAEKAADIIRGRPALVDSGVPVYQPPTLDTQR, encoded by the exons ATGTCGTCTTTGACCGCACGGAGCCTAACTGGAGCCCAAAGGGCTGTGACTTGGAGACAGGGACGATTTATAAGGGACTGCAGGTGCTTCTTTACCAGTGTGCCTGAATGCCGCTTTGTCCCCAAGACCAGAAAGATGGGCCCTTCCTCTTCCCCCAGCTCATCCTTCTCCAGCCATTACAGATGCTTCACTGTCTCATCTTCTCAGCGGACCTCTGCATCATCACCTGCAGCCGATCAGAAAACACCATCTTACAGTTATGTCATTATTGGGGCGGGGTCCGCTGGTTGCGTCCTGGCTAACCGCCTCACAGAAGACGCCCAGGAGTCCGCGCTGCTGCTCGAGGCTGGCCCTAAGGACAGGTGGTTAGGCAGCTTGCGACTCTCATGGAAAATCCACATGCCAGCTGCCCTGACCTACAACCTCTGCGATGACAA GTATAACTGGTTCTACCACACTTTACCTCAAGCCAACATGGACAATCGGGTAATGTACTGGCCGAGGGGCCGCGTCTGGGGAGGGTCCTCTTCACTCAATGCGATGGTGTACATCCGCGGGCATGCTGAAGATTATAACCGCTGGCAAAGAGAGGGCGCAGATGGCTGGGATTATGACCATTGTTTGCCTTATTTTAGGAAAGCTCAGTGTCATGAGCTGGGAGAAAACAG ATACCGAGGCGGCAACGGACCTCTTCAGGTGTCCAGAGGGAAAACGAACCATCCCCTTCATAAGGCTTTTATTGAGGCGGGGCGGCAGGCAGGATATCCATTCACTGATGACATGAATGGATACCAACAGGAAGGCGTGGGCTGGATGGACATGACCATTTATAAAG GGAAGAGGTGGAGCACTGCCAGTGCTTACCTGAGACCAGCCCTGGGTCGACCGAATCTGAAGGCGGAGGTGCGATGCGTGACCACTAAAATCCTGTTTGATGGCAACCGTGCTGTGGGGGTGGAATACATTCAAAatggacaaaagaaaaag GTGTTTGCAGAAAAAGAAGTGATAGTCAGCGGAGGAGCCATCAATTCCCCTCAGCTTCTCATGCTATCTGGGATTGGAAATGCAGATGACTTGAAACAGCTTGGCATCCCTGTGATTCAACACTTACCAG GTGTTGGTAATAACCTGCAGGATCACTTGGAGCTGTATGTCCAGCAGCAGTGTACTCAGCCCATCACCCTGTACAAAGCCCAGAAACCTTTCCACATGGTCAAGATAGGCCTCGAGTGGCTCACTATGTTTACTG GTTATGGAGCAACAGCCCACTTGGAAAGTGGAGGATTTATTCGTAGTCGTCCCAAAGTAGCACACCCCGACATCCAATTTCACTTTCTGCCCTCACAAGTCATTGACCATGGACGAGTCGCCTCCAAAATAGAGGCTTATCAG GTTCATGTTGGACCAATGAGGAGCACCAGTACAGGCTGGCTGAAGCTGAAGAGCACCAACCCCCTGGACCACCCAATCATTCAGCCAAACTATCTCACCACAG atATTGACGTCTGGGAGTTCAGGCAGTGTGTCAAACTCTCCAGAGAGATTTTTGCCCAGAAGGCCTTTGACCCCTTTCGTGGTCCCGAAGCCCTGCCTGGTCCTCAGGTCCAATCCGATGCCGACATCGATGCTTTTGTCCGCCAAAAGGCAGACACTGCCTACCATCCATCCTGCACATGCAAGATGGGCTCGCCCTCTGACCCGATGGCGGTGGTTGACTCAAACGCACGCGTTCTGGGCCTGGAGAAGCTTCGTGTGATCGACGCCTCGATCATGCCCAGCATTGTCAGTGGAAACCTGAATGCCCCGACCATCATGATGGCAGAGAAGGCTGCTGATATTATCAGAGGTCGCCCTGCACTCGTTGACTCGGGGGTTCCTGTGTACCAGCCTCCAACACTTGACACGCAGAGATAA
- the chdh gene encoding choline dehydrogenase, mitochondrial isoform X1 → MSAQPQTTVNKENRMSSLTARSLTGAQRAVTWRQGRFIRDCRCFFTSVPECRFVPKTRKMGPSSSPSSSFSSHYRCFTVSSSQRTSASSPAADQKTPSYSYVIIGAGSAGCVLANRLTEDAQESALLLEAGPKDRWLGSLRLSWKIHMPAALTYNLCDDKYNWFYHTLPQANMDNRVMYWPRGRVWGGSSSLNAMVYIRGHAEDYNRWQREGADGWDYDHCLPYFRKAQCHELGENRYRGGNGPLQVSRGKTNHPLHKAFIEAGRQAGYPFTDDMNGYQQEGVGWMDMTIYKGKRWSTASAYLRPALGRPNLKAEVRCVTTKILFDGNRAVGVEYIQNGQKKKVFAEKEVIVSGGAINSPQLLMLSGIGNADDLKQLGIPVIQHLPGVGNNLQDHLELYVQQQCTQPITLYKAQKPFHMVKIGLEWLTMFTGYGATAHLESGGFIRSRPKVAHPDIQFHFLPSQVIDHGRVASKIEAYQVHVGPMRSTSTGWLKLKSTNPLDHPIIQPNYLTTDIDVWEFRQCVKLSREIFAQKAFDPFRGPEALPGPQVQSDADIDAFVRQKADTAYHPSCTCKMGSPSDPMAVVDSNARVLGLEKLRVIDASIMPSIVSGNLNAPTIMMAEKAADIIRGRPALVDSGVPVYQPPTLDTQR, encoded by the exons ATGTCCGCTCAGCCACAAACCACAG TGAATAAGGAAAACAGGATGTCGTCTTTGACCGCACGGAGCCTAACTGGAGCCCAAAGGGCTGTGACTTGGAGACAGGGACGATTTATAAGGGACTGCAGGTGCTTCTTTACCAGTGTGCCTGAATGCCGCTTTGTCCCCAAGACCAGAAAGATGGGCCCTTCCTCTTCCCCCAGCTCATCCTTCTCCAGCCATTACAGATGCTTCACTGTCTCATCTTCTCAGCGGACCTCTGCATCATCACCTGCAGCCGATCAGAAAACACCATCTTACAGTTATGTCATTATTGGGGCGGGGTCCGCTGGTTGCGTCCTGGCTAACCGCCTCACAGAAGACGCCCAGGAGTCCGCGCTGCTGCTCGAGGCTGGCCCTAAGGACAGGTGGTTAGGCAGCTTGCGACTCTCATGGAAAATCCACATGCCAGCTGCCCTGACCTACAACCTCTGCGATGACAA GTATAACTGGTTCTACCACACTTTACCTCAAGCCAACATGGACAATCGGGTAATGTACTGGCCGAGGGGCCGCGTCTGGGGAGGGTCCTCTTCACTCAATGCGATGGTGTACATCCGCGGGCATGCTGAAGATTATAACCGCTGGCAAAGAGAGGGCGCAGATGGCTGGGATTATGACCATTGTTTGCCTTATTTTAGGAAAGCTCAGTGTCATGAGCTGGGAGAAAACAG ATACCGAGGCGGCAACGGACCTCTTCAGGTGTCCAGAGGGAAAACGAACCATCCCCTTCATAAGGCTTTTATTGAGGCGGGGCGGCAGGCAGGATATCCATTCACTGATGACATGAATGGATACCAACAGGAAGGCGTGGGCTGGATGGACATGACCATTTATAAAG GGAAGAGGTGGAGCACTGCCAGTGCTTACCTGAGACCAGCCCTGGGTCGACCGAATCTGAAGGCGGAGGTGCGATGCGTGACCACTAAAATCCTGTTTGATGGCAACCGTGCTGTGGGGGTGGAATACATTCAAAatggacaaaagaaaaag GTGTTTGCAGAAAAAGAAGTGATAGTCAGCGGAGGAGCCATCAATTCCCCTCAGCTTCTCATGCTATCTGGGATTGGAAATGCAGATGACTTGAAACAGCTTGGCATCCCTGTGATTCAACACTTACCAG GTGTTGGTAATAACCTGCAGGATCACTTGGAGCTGTATGTCCAGCAGCAGTGTACTCAGCCCATCACCCTGTACAAAGCCCAGAAACCTTTCCACATGGTCAAGATAGGCCTCGAGTGGCTCACTATGTTTACTG GTTATGGAGCAACAGCCCACTTGGAAAGTGGAGGATTTATTCGTAGTCGTCCCAAAGTAGCACACCCCGACATCCAATTTCACTTTCTGCCCTCACAAGTCATTGACCATGGACGAGTCGCCTCCAAAATAGAGGCTTATCAG GTTCATGTTGGACCAATGAGGAGCACCAGTACAGGCTGGCTGAAGCTGAAGAGCACCAACCCCCTGGACCACCCAATCATTCAGCCAAACTATCTCACCACAG atATTGACGTCTGGGAGTTCAGGCAGTGTGTCAAACTCTCCAGAGAGATTTTTGCCCAGAAGGCCTTTGACCCCTTTCGTGGTCCCGAAGCCCTGCCTGGTCCTCAGGTCCAATCCGATGCCGACATCGATGCTTTTGTCCGCCAAAAGGCAGACACTGCCTACCATCCATCCTGCACATGCAAGATGGGCTCGCCCTCTGACCCGATGGCGGTGGTTGACTCAAACGCACGCGTTCTGGGCCTGGAGAAGCTTCGTGTGATCGACGCCTCGATCATGCCCAGCATTGTCAGTGGAAACCTGAATGCCCCGACCATCATGATGGCAGAGAAGGCTGCTGATATTATCAGAGGTCGCCCTGCACTCGTTGACTCGGGGGTTCCTGTGTACCAGCCTCCAACACTTGACACGCAGAGATAA
- the LOC116324682 gene encoding uncharacterized protein LOC116324682, whose amino-acid sequence MWRVTLFFLFCVAAKVTSHNIEVKCEEYHGFPPGHETLVPSVVADLNLNTVSVGERVMLNISWAINIDASTKYLRATRIVTQRQDYHCKYNPPLANASLDHLGQIWFHYAVNPSYGHNLIQIANLPLPPPVDGNFVYKTKSIYIPKPPKTMVTPTSPHVTTVKVTTGLTTPAPRVKHAAIIFTGGVVSLIILSSFCIIYNNRNVKAGKLLDYQNIPVVPPHVLLVYPAVNSAFQRAVVALAEFLQLHGGCKVAIDIWQQEKIAQKGPMRWLAEEAKSANQVLIVSPQPSHCPPDPSMSESSIPAAAHDLYPLILNMVASNAKNPSELSKFWVVQLGEQKDKSSCMLPLELRVCKTFCLMKDLKKLCKGLHTCKQIDKKIINLICKRGISYSENSTLTLRESVETLRGHQVNISKEVQPLNSVITTI is encoded by the exons ATGTGGAGAGTCAcgctgttttttctgttttgtgtcgCTGCCAAGGTGACATCACATAACATT GAGGTGAAATGTGAAGAATATCATG GTTTTCCCCCAGGACACGAGACCTTGGTTCCATCTGTAGTGGCAGACTTGAATTTGAACACGGTGTCAGTAGGCGAAAGAGTCATGCTCAACATAAGCTGGGCGATCAACATTGATG CTAGTACTAAATATTTGAGAGCCACTCGCATCGTAACACAAAGACAAGACTACCACTGCAAATACAACCCACCTTTGGCCAATGCAAGCTTGGATCACTTAGGACAG ATATGGTTTCATTATGCTGTAAACCCTTCCTATGGGCACAATTTAATACAAATTGCAAATCTCCCTTTGCCTCCACCGGTGGACGGCAATTTCGTTTATAAGACGAAATCTATTTATATTCCTAAACCACCAAAAA CAATGGTTACACCAACTTCTCCTCATGTAACTACAG TTAAGGTCACTACTGGGCTAACTACTCCAG CGCCGAGAGTTAAACATGCTGCCATCATCTTTACCGGAGGAGTGGTCAGCCTCATTATCCTGAGTTCATTCTGCATAATCt ATAATAATAGGAATGTTAAAGCTGGCAAATTACTGGACTACCAGAACATTCCCGTGGTGCCTCCTCATGTCCTTTTGGTGTACCCTGCTGTGAATTCAGCATTCCAGCGTGCTGTTGTGGCACTTGCAGAGTTCTTGCAGTTGCATGGCGGCTGCAAGGTTGCAATTGACATTTGGCAGCAAGAAAAGATTGCACAGAAGGGGCCGATGCGCTGGCTGGCAGAGGAAGCTAAGTCTGCAAACCAAGTCCTTATTGTCAGTCCACAG CCCAGCCACTGTCCTCCTGACCCCAGCATGTCAGAATCCTCCATCCCAGCCGCAGCTCATGACCTTTACCCTCTGATTCTTAACATGGTGGCAAGCAACGCAAAGAACCCCAGTGAGCTGTCCAAGTTCTGGGTGGTGCAGCTGGGTGAGCAGAAGGACAAGAGTTCTTGTATGTTGCCCCTGGAACTGAGGGTCTGCAAAACTTTTTGTCTGATGAAGGATTTGAAAAAACTTTGCAAGGGTCTTCACACTTGCAAGCAGATTGACAAGAAGATAATAAATCTGATTTGTAAACGGGGCATTTCCTACAGTGAGAACAGCACATTGACATTGAGGGAAAGTGTAGAAACACTAAGGGGGCATCAGGTTAACATTTCCAAAGAAGTGCAACCATTAAATTCTGTGATCACCACAATTTGA